AGGATAAAAAAGATCCAAACAAAGAAGGCCAGGACAAACCGCAACCGAAAGAAGGGGAAAACGACCCCAAAGGACAACCGAAACCAAAAGAAGGCGGCATTTCAAAGCAGCGGCTGCAAAATCTCCTGGAAGCGGTAAATAATGAAGAGAAAAAAGTACAGCAGAAAGTAAATACCAAAAAGCTTAAAGGAAAACCGGTACAAACCGAAAAAGACTGGTAATCCTGCCACAATACAAAAACATGAAGATGAAAAAGTTGATTTTTCTTTTATTGATAGCGTTCCAGGGGCTCAGTGCCCAGGTGCAGTTTGAGGCCAAAGCCAGTAAAACCACATTGGGCCTCAACGAAAGGCTGCGTGTCGACTTTTCGATGAACGACGATGGCGACAATTTCGTGCCTCCGGCTTTCGAAGGCTTTAAGGTCATCGCAGGACCGAGCCAGCAGGTAAGCCAATCGTGGATCAATGGAAAAATGTCATTTAACAAAACCTATTCTTATTTTCTTTTGCCTACGCAGAAAGGGACGCTCACCATCAAACAGGCATCCATCGAAATCCGCAGGCAGGTATATAAAACCACACCGATAAAAATCAATGTGACCAATGCGGTCGAAATGCCCAAAGACCCCAATGATACTTCGATATCGGCAGACGATGCCATCCATCTTGTGGCCGATGTTTCAAAAGGGAATCCATACATCAACGAACCGATTACGGTCGTGTATAAATTGTACATCAGCTACAATATCGGACTGAGTAACTTCAAGGAACTCGACAAACCGAAATACAACGATTTCTGGAGCCAGAATATCGAAATAAAAGAACTTAAAGCCGAAGATGCTACTTATAATGGCGAGCGCGTGCGCTGTGTCGTCCTTAAAAAAGTCGTGCTTTATCCGCAAAAATCGGGCAAACTGACCATCGAGCCGTTGTCACTGGATCTCGACGTACAAGTCCCGACGAACAGGCGGAATTTCTGGGGCCAGGCTTTAATAAAAGAAGACAACAAACGCGTATCGGCGGGAGCGCGCACGATTAATGTAAAACCGTTGCCAGATGCCGGAAAACCTGAAGATTTTACCGGTGCCGTCGGTCGTTTTGACTTTAAGGTAGTACCTTCAAAAACCGAACTCAAAAACGGGGAAAGCCTTGAACTCAACGTCAGCGTGAGCGGCAACGGAAACCTCAAATTATTTAACCTTCCGAAACCGGTGGTCCCGACCGCTTTGGAAATGTATGACCCCGTTCACAAAGAACAGGTGAGCACGCCGCTTTCGGGAATGGCCGGGAAAATTTCCGATAATTACACCATCATCCCTCAATATAAAGGCGATTACCTGATCAAGCCGATGACATTCTCATATTATGACTTAAGCAGTGGAAAATACAGAACCATCGTTTCCAAAGAGATAAAAATCAAGGTGCTTGACGGCCCCTCCCCTTCCGAAGGCAGCACTGCTTCTAACGACGGACCAGGCAAACAGGAGATCTCAAAAACGGACCATTTTGAATTTATCAAGTTGAAAACGAATCTGGAGCCCATACACAAAAAGGATTTCCTGGGCTCAAATCTTTTCTATGGGTTGTTGATGGCACCGTTCCTTTGCATCCCGCTTTTGATTGGCATCCGCAGGAAAAAGCATGCAATTGATGCTGATGTTGTCGGAAATAAAACAAAAATGTCTAACAAATTGGCCAAAAAATTCCTGTCGGAGGCTAAGAAGCATTTAGACCACAAGGAACCGTTTTACATCGCCCTTGAAAAAGCACTGCACAATTTCATGAAAGCCAAAACGCAAATTGAAACTTCGGAAATGAGCAAGGACAAAATCCGTGAAATCCTTCTGGCGCGCAACGCCAGTCCTGAAACCGTAACCGATTTCATCACACTGACGGAAAACTGCGAATTTGCACGATATGCACCGGCTTCAAGCGTGACCATACACAATGATTATGACAAGGCCGTTGCGATTATTTCGGCATTGGAAAAACAGATTTAATCTTTTCAAATCACGAGAAAATGAAAAACATATTTTATATATTATTGCTTTGCGTTTCTTTTTCTTTCGCGCAAAGCGGATTTGAAAAAGGCAATGCGCTGTACCGCAAAGGCAATTATGCTGAGGCTGCGGAATCTTATGAAAGCGTGCTGCAAGCGAAAAAACATTCGGCTGAGCTGTATTTCAATCTTGGCAATTGCTATTATAAATTACACAAAATTGCACCGGCAATCTACAATTATGAAAAAGCGCTTTTATTGAGCCCAAATGATTCTGAAATCAAAAACAACCTCAAATTTGCCCAAAAAGCCGCAATCGATGATGTGAAGGAAGTACCGCACGTGGGCTTCCTGAAAATGATTGAAAATGTGGCGGGGATTTTTACATATGAAACCTGGGCCTGGATGGCAGTGATTTTCGCGTTCGGCTGTTTTTTATTATTCGTCGGATATTATTTTTCGCCAACGGCCCTGACTAAAAGGCTTTATTTCATGGGAATGTTTGCCTCGTTGTTTGTTATCGGATTGAGTATCGGCGCCGCCTATATTGGCAGAAATGCAAATGCCGATAATCGTTCCGCGATTGTTTTTGAAGATGTGCTTCCGGTAAAAAGCGAACCAAAATCCGATGCTCAGGACGCTTTCGTTTTACATGAAGGTACAAAAGTTTCGATTACCGATACTTTGGATGTATGGCGGAAAGTCAGGATTTCAGACCAGGCGGAAGGTTGGGTACCGGCACAATCGATCAAAGAAATACGGTAATTCAGACTGCTTCGACCACTTCGGAAACCCATGATTCCAGTGAAGGGTAAATCCATGTGGCGGTCTTTAGGATTTTCGGATATAAAACCGCTTTTTCGAGTGTTGCTTTTTCGACAAACCTTTCACCGGTGTTGAATTTTTCAAAAATAACCAATACTACCCCGAGGATCAGCAATGTTTTTACAAACCCGAGTACACCACCCCCGATTTTATTAAACAATCCTAACGCGGTGAAATTCGCAAAAGCTGTCAGCACTTTGCCTAATACTGCAATCCCCACCACTACGATAGTGAATGTCAGCAGGAATGCTACGGCCTGAACAGTTTGCGGATCCCATGAGACATGGCCTAAAAGCGCATCCTTCAATATAAAGGAGCATTTAAATGCCAGGAAAATCCCGGCGAATAAGGAAATAAGCGACGCCAGTTCCACAAAGAAACCATCCCAAAGCCCGCTAAGGATCCCAAAAATCAATATTCCGGCAAACACCAAATCCAATAAAACCATATCACCGATTAAGGCAGCAAGATAAGTAGTTTTGTGCAATTTTGACAGGAACTCGCTATCTTTGCAATCTGCTTTTCCGGCAACCTGAAAATCTTATAATCTTTAAATCCTACAATCCTCAAATGTCAAGAGATATACAATTAAAAGAGCGCTGGGAGCAGCTCGTACAAATACTTTCAGATCAGTTTTCACAAGGCGAAGACCTTGACCTCGATGCCATCATTTACCTGATTGGTGTACAGGAATATGGGAAATTCGGCCAAAAATTCAAAAAAGACGAAAAACTCAACCTGATGCACATCGCAATCTGCCGCGTGCTCGAACCTTATGGCTATTACGAATTCGATTACGTAGACCATGACGGCTGGCCACATTATCATGTAAAGGAAATGCTTCCGCCGTTGAAAGCCGGCGAACAATCCGTACTGATGAAGGAAGCAATCGTGAATTATTTCCTGGAGAAGGAAGTAATCAGTTGATTTTGTTTCCTCCGTAAACCGATTTGTTTTCTTAAATTTGCAGCCTTACGAAAAGCACGATGATAGACAAGATTAAAGAATATATTGGGGAAGCGCAGGCTTTTTCGACACAAAAAAAAGAGGAGCTTGAAGCATTCCGCATCAAATTCCTTGGAAGCAAAGGCCTGATTAAAGAGATTTTTTCCGAATTCAAAAATGTCCCGAACGACCAGAAAAAGGAATTCGGGCAGGTGATCAATACGCTGAAGAATATCGCCGAGGAAAAGCTGAAAACCATCCAGGAACAGCTTGAAAACAGCCAGGAAACCAAGCGCCTTTATGGCGATTTGTCACGTCCCGGCGAGCCTGTGAATATCGGTTCGCGCCACCCTATATCTTTGGTCAAAAATCAAATCACGGATGTGTTTTCAAACATCGGTTTCAACGTTTCTGAAGGACCTGAGATTGAAGACGACTGGCATAATTTCACCGCATTGAACCTTCCGGAATACCATCCGGCGCGCGACATGCAGGACACTTTCTTCATCCAGACCAATCCAGATATTTTACTGCGTACGCACACTTCCTCTGTACAGGTGCGTTATATGGAAAATAACAAGCCGCCGATCAGGACGATTTCTCCGGGGCGTGTGTTCCGTAATGAAGCCGTTTCTTCGCGTTCCCACTGTATTTTCCATCAGGTCGAAGGGCTTTATATTGACAAAGATGTTTCTTTCGCAGATTTGAAGCAGACGATTTTGTATTTCACCAAAGAAATGTTCGGCAAGTCCAAAATCAGATTGCGCCCGTCATATTTCCCATTTACCGAACCCAGCGCCGAAGTCGATATTTACTGGGGCCTCAAAACCGAAACCGACTACCGCATCACCAAAGGTACCGGCTGGCTTGAAATCATGGGCTGCGGCATGGTCGACCCGAATGTGTTGCGCAATTGCGGCATCAACCCGGACGAATTCAACGGGTTCGCCTTCGGGATGGGCATCGAGCGCATCGCGATGCTGCTGTATCAGGTAGATGATATCCGTATGTTTTTTGAGAATGACGTGCGTTTCCTGGAGCAGTTTAAAACGAGCATTTAAGAAGTCACAGTAGGCAGTCGCAGTTTTCAGTACTGCGGGCTGGGACTGAGACTGAGACTGAAAACTAAAAAATGAGAGAACACATCACCATCCCAGAAGTAGAAAACGTATTCATGGCCGCCGTGCAGGAATGGAGCGACGATTTCATGAGCAATGTCTGGAACGTATATCTGGTAAACGACAGCGACAACGACCTGCATGACATCATGGTGGTTTCAAAAGCATTTGGAACCATTGATGGCGAAATGCGCAAGACTTCGCTGCTGCGCCATGCGTTGGTAGAAATGCCGGCAGTTTCAGCAGTAAAGATTGAAATGATTGAAGATAGCGTACTTGTTTTGAACAATGAGTTTACAATCACGTTTTTTATTGGAAAAACACTTTACGACCGTAAATACATTTTCAGGTCAAATTCCATAAACGAAGACAATATTGAAGAAGTGCCGCATTTATGGAAACCCGGCGTAATCGTGAGGTAGTTATTGCTTTTTAATTTTTTCAGACCAGCTGAAATAACCAATTACAAAAGTTCCAACCAGAATTTGTGCCAGCATTGCTAAATAAAACCATCCGTCGCTGAGTTGCTCCCCAATGGGAGTTTTGTTCATTTCAAAAATCAATTGGAATACAGACATGGACATTCCCCAAAAAAATCCCATTTTAAGTTGGAATTTCCATCTCTCACTCATATTAATCCAGCTTATCCGTTAGTTTCTTGAAAACCTTACGCGCTTCTTTCCCTTCATAAAGAATATTGTATACTGCATCAATAATGGGTGTTTTTGCACCATATTCCTCGTTGAGTTTGTATGCGCTTTTTACGGCATAATACCCTTCAGCGACCATACTCATTTCCATCATCGCGCTTTTTACGGTATAGCCTTTCCCTATCATATTCCCGAACATGCGGTTTCTTGAAAACACGGAATATCCTGTTACCAATAAATCCCCTAAATAGGCGGAATCGTTGATATTTCGCTTCATCTTATGCACTTTCCTGATAAATTTCTTCATTTCACGGATGCCGTTACTCATCAACACTGACTGGAAGTTGTCGCCATAACCCAGACCATGCGCAATCCCGGCGGCAATGGCATAAATATTTTTCAGCATTGCGGCATATTCCGTCCCGATAATATCGTCGGAAATCTTAACCTTAATATAATTGCCGGCGAGGTGATCCCCCATGATTTCGGCCTTCTTTTCATCACCGCAGGCAATCGTAAGGTAGGAAAGCCTTTCGAGCGCGACTTCTTCCGCATGGCAGGGACCGGTGATGACACCGATATTTTCATATGGAATATCAAATTCATTATGGAAATGTTCGCCCACGATCAGGAAAGTTTCAGGCACGATACCTTTGATGGCTGAGAAAATTACTTTTGACTTGAGGCTTTCGGTAAGTTTTGACAATTCGCCGCTTAAAAACGCTGACGGGATGGCAAAAATGATATAATCTGCGTAAGCGACCGCTTCATTAATATCTGACGTAAGTCGGAGTTTTTTGATATCAAACTCCACAGAACTCAGGTAATTCGGATTGTGTTTATGGGCTTTAATATGTTCAATCGCTTCGGTATTACGCATATACCAGGCTATTTCCGGCAGGTTTACACACAACATTTTAGCAATGGCCGTAGCCCAGCTTCCGCCACCGATTACCGCAAATTTTGGCTGTTCACTCATCTTAGTCAAATTAGTTCCCAAAAATACTCAAATTTGAAGGAAACTGCAGCGCTTCTTCCCATTGAAACAGGAAATCTTTAACGCTTTTTTATGATTGTGCCATACAATCTCCCGAAAAGTGTGCCGTTATTATACCGTATGATTTTTGGTTGGTTAATCTCATACGCCATAATTATTGAAGTTAATAAATTTTGTTTTTGGTGTTAGAAGGCGTTCCTGTTCCAGGGCGCCTTCTATTTTTTGTAGAAGTTGTTGTGGTCGATGTATTCCCAGACTTTATGCGGCAGCATCGGCGCGGGATTCTTTTTGTTTCTGACGCTTTCCCGGATGAATGTCGACGAGATTTCGACTATGGGCGCTGCAATCAGGTGCACTTTCGGATGATTTTTCAACGCTGATGACGTTTCTGAAATCCGTGGATACACATATATATCGTGGTGTTCGAGCAGGTATTCGTGGTTTTTCCATTTTGGCAATGAATTCAGGTTGTCTTCTCCCATAATCAGGGCAAACTCATGCTGCGGGAACTTTTCAAGCAAATGATTCAGGGTATTGACCGTATAATTCGGTTGCGGCAATTTGAATTCGATGTCCGAAGGCCTGATTTTCGGATATCCATCAGTAGCAAGATGCACCATATGAAGCCTTTGGTAATCATCAAGCAGGGTGCTTTTCTGCTTGTGCGGATTGTGCGGCGTTACGACCATCCATACCTGGTCCAATCCCGAAAACTCTGCCATATGATTGGCAATAATCATATGCCCGATGTGGATGGGGTTGAAAGTTCCGAAATAGAGGCCGATTTTCATTGTGGACTGTAAGATTTTAGGACTGTAAGATTCATCATCCAGAGATTAAATTTGCAGTAAATATTGATTAGGTTGTGTCTTATAATCTTAAAGCGCACGGTCTTAAAATCCAAAAAATCAACTAATCGTTAAATATTCATGCACGAGTCGATACGCATCATTCTTAGCGTTCTCCAGATCGTAGTTTTTCAAAATCACATCAAAACTGCCCGAGACTGAGATCTCTCGTTCGGCTTTGGCAATGCGCATCTGGATTTTTTCTTCAGTTTCTGTCTGCCGGAAGCGCAGCCGTCTTTCGAGTTCTTCAACTGAAGGCGGACTTACGAAAACCGCAAGGGTCTGCTCGGGGTATTTCTTTTTTATATTCAATCCCCCAATGACATCGATGTCAAAAATGACGTGCTTTCCGCTTGCCCAGATCCGTTCCACTTCACTTTGCAAGGTGCCGTAGAAATTGTCTTTATACACTTCCTCATATTCAACAAAAGCATTTTCATCAATCTTCTTTTGGAATTCTTCTGCCGAAAGGAAATAATAATCCTTGCCATCGACTTCCTCTCCGCGCATTTGGCGTGACGTAGCTGAAATCGAAAAATCGAGATGCAACTCCTTCTGTTCCAGAAGATAGCGTACAATTGTCGTTTTACCAGACCCCGAAGGCGCTGAAAAAACGAGAAGTTTGCCTTTTTTGGTATTCGTGTTTTCCATCATTACAATACGTTCAGGACCTGTTCCTTGATTTTTTCGAGTTCGTCCTTCATCTGTACTACCAGTTTCTGCATCTGCGCATGGTTTGATTTGGATCCCATCGTATTGATTTCACGGCCCATTTCCTGAGTGATAAAACCCAGTTTGCGTCCATTCGCTTCATTGCCTGCAATGGTTTCTATAAAATAATTCAGGTGGTTCTCAAGGCGTACCTTTTCTTCAGTGATGTCGTATTTTTCGAGGTAGAAAATCAATTCCTGCTCAAATCGGTTGTCGTCGATATTGACTTTGAGTTCGTCAATCGCCGTGCGCAACCTTGTTTTTACGGTATCGATCCGTTCACCGTCCAGTGCTACCGTTTCGTTCATTAACGTCATGATGTTGGCAATGCGGTGCAGGAATTCCTTTTCCAGCGCGACGCCTTCTGAAGTGCGGAATGACTTCAGGTTTTTCAATCCTTCATCAACCACAACCTGAACGAGTTTCCAGTCGTCTTCATCGATTTCCTCCCGTTCGGTTTTTAAGGCATCCGGCATCCTTACGGCCATTTTCATGAGCTCAGTCTCGTCGGCGTTTTCATAAACTTCGCGCATCTGGCGGATGTATTCTTTTATAATGGGTACGTTGATCTTGGTGGAAGTCTGCTCCGAAGTATTTTCAATAAAAATGCAGAAATCGATTTTTCCCCTTTCCAATACGTTGGCAATCTGGTTGCGTACACCAAGCTCCATTTCGCGATACATCGATGGCATCCTTACATTGAGGTCGAAGCCTTTGCTGTTGAGCGACTTCACTTCAACGGTTATTTTTTTGGTCGGAAGCTGCATGGTCGCTTTCCCGAATCCGGTCATGGATTGTATCATAAAAAATTGTAATAGGCACAAATGTAGTAATTTTTAGTCGCAGTTGGCAGTAGCAGCCGGCAGTTAATGCATTAAAATATTACTCCCATACCGAAAAATCGAATGAGCTACTGTCCACTGCGACTGCCTACTTCGACTGCTTCATTGTGACAAGGTAGACCCCCGAAAAAATCAGTGCCGCTGAAACGATTTTCACCAGTGACAGCGTGTCTTTCCCCAATCCGATGGCGATGATGCTGGCGAATAACGGTTGCAGGTAAATGAAAACGGCAACGGTGACCGGTTTTAGCGTTTTCATCGAAAGCAGGTTCAGCAGATAGGTCAGGAAAGTAGAAAACACAAGGACGAATCCCACTTTCCAGTAAATATCGACCGGCATCTGAGACCATTCGACGGCATTGAATTCGCTCCATCCGAAAGGCAGAACCATCAGGAACCCGAAAAGGTAAATCCATTTTACGAAAGTGAATGCATTGTATTTTTCCATTAATTTTTTGACGACAATCAGGTAAAAGGCATACGAAACCGCATTTACAAAAACCAGTAAGTTCCCTAAAGTGCCATTGGTTGCAGCGTGTGCGGGATTGTGGTTGCCAAAATAAATCAATGATGCCGTGCCGCCAAGCCCAAGAAGAATCCCGAAAACCTTGCGTTTGCGCATGCGCTCTTTCATAATGATCGCCGACAAGACCAGTACGATAATCGGTGTCGTGACCATAATCACTGCCGCGCTGATGGGCGAGGTATAACTGAGCCCCTTGAAAAACGTCAGCATATTTAAAGCCACCCCGAAAAAAGCGGCTGCGATAATCCTCGGGAAATCATGGCGTGCGATTTTCTCCTTTGGCATAAAAAGCCAGACCATCCAGAAAAGCAGTACGGAACCGCCGACACGGAGCGTAATGAATCCAAAAGCGTCAATATACATGGGCATCACGTCTTTGGCAATGGTAAAAGTCACACCATAGATTATGGATACGAGCGTAGCGGCAATGAGCGCGGCATTCCTTTTTGACATTAGCTTAAAGCTTTGATTACTTCCGCGATATTTTTCTGGCTGTTGCCGATATAGATTTTGTTGCCGATGATGAAAACGGGCCGGCTCAGAAACGTATAATGCTCTAAGATATACCTCTTATAATCAGCTTCGGTGAGGTTTTTGTCCTTGAGTCCCATCGATTTGTAAAGCTGTGCCTTTCTGCTGAAAAGCGCCTCGTAACTTCCGGAAAGCGAATACATTTCCTCGAGCTGCCTTTCTGAAACCGGGTCCTGCCGGATGTCCTGATACACCAGATCATTTTCCGGAAGCATTTTGATGATTTTACGGCAGGTGTCACACGAAGCGAGGTAAAATATATGGTCCATAACATTTTATTTTGGGCAAAGAAAAATCATTTTGTACGGATTTCAGTACTTTTAGCAAAAAATAAAAACATGCAGCGCACCTTCGATGTTACCCGCACCAG
This genomic stretch from Flavobacterium pallidum harbors:
- a CDS encoding DMT family transporter, whose product is MSKRNAALIAATLVSIIYGVTFTIAKDVMPMYIDAFGFITLRVGGSVLLFWMVWLFMPKEKIARHDFPRIIAAAFFGVALNMLTFFKGLSYTSPISAAVIMVTTPIIVLVLSAIIMKERMRKRKVFGILLGLGGTASLIYFGNHNPAHAATNGTLGNLLVFVNAVSYAFYLIVVKKLMEKYNAFTFVKWIYLFGFLMVLPFGWSEFNAVEWSQMPVDIYWKVGFVLVFSTFLTYLLNLLSMKTLKPVTVAVFIYLQPLFASIIAIGLGKDTLSLVKIVSAALIFSGVYLVTMKQSK
- a CDS encoding arsenate reductase family protein; protein product: MDHIFYLASCDTCRKIIKMLPENDLVYQDIRQDPVSERQLEEMYSLSGSYEALFSRKAQLYKSMGLKDKNLTEADYKRYILEHYTFLSRPVFIIGNKIYIGNSQKNIAEVIKALS
- the gmk gene encoding guanylate kinase gives rise to the protein MMENTNTKKGKLLVFSAPSGSGKTTIVRYLLEQKELHLDFSISATSRQMRGEEVDGKDYYFLSAEEFQKKIDENAFVEYEEVYKDNFYGTLQSEVERIWASGKHVIFDIDVIGGLNIKKKYPEQTLAVFVSPPSVEELERRLRFRQTETEEKIQMRIAKAEREISVSGSFDVILKNYDLENAKNDAYRLVHEYLTIS
- a CDS encoding CvpA family protein, encoding MHKTTYLAALIGDMVLLDLVFAGILIFGILSGLWDGFFVELASLISLFAGIFLAFKCSFILKDALLGHVSWDPQTVQAVAFLLTFTIVVVGIAVLGKVLTAFANFTALGLFNKIGGGVLGFVKTLLILGVVLVIFEKFNTGERFVEKATLEKAVLYPKILKTATWIYPSLESWVSEVVEAV
- a CDS encoding phenylalanine--tRNA ligase subunit alpha is translated as MIDKIKEYIGEAQAFSTQKKEELEAFRIKFLGSKGLIKEIFSEFKNVPNDQKKEFGQVINTLKNIAEEKLKTIQEQLENSQETKRLYGDLSRPGEPVNIGSRHPISLVKNQITDVFSNIGFNVSEGPEIEDDWHNFTALNLPEYHPARDMQDTFFIQTNPDILLRTHTSSVQVRYMENNKPPIRTISPGRVFRNEAVSSRSHCIFHQVEGLYIDKDVSFADLKQTILYFTKEMFGKSKIRLRPSYFPFTEPSAEVDIYWGLKTETDYRITKGTGWLEIMGCGMVDPNVLRNCGINPDEFNGFAFGMGIERIAMLLYQVDDIRMFFENDVRFLEQFKTSI
- a CDS encoding NAD(P)H-dependent glycerol-3-phosphate dehydrogenase, which translates into the protein MSEQPKFAVIGGGSWATAIAKMLCVNLPEIAWYMRNTEAIEHIKAHKHNPNYLSSVEFDIKKLRLTSDINEAVAYADYIIFAIPSAFLSGELSKLTESLKSKVIFSAIKGIVPETFLIVGEHFHNEFDIPYENIGVITGPCHAEEVALERLSYLTIACGDEKKAEIMGDHLAGNYIKVKISDDIIGTEYAAMLKNIYAIAAGIAHGLGYGDNFQSVLMSNGIREMKKFIRKVHKMKRNINDSAYLGDLLVTGYSVFSRNRMFGNMIGKGYTVKSAMMEMSMVAEGYYAVKSAYKLNEEYGAKTPIIDAVYNILYEGKEARKVFKKLTDKLD
- the nadD gene encoding nicotinate (nicotinamide) nucleotide adenylyltransferase, whose protein sequence is MKIGLYFGTFNPIHIGHMIIANHMAEFSGLDQVWMVVTPHNPHKQKSTLLDDYQRLHMVHLATDGYPKIRPSDIEFKLPQPNYTVNTLNHLLEKFPQHEFALIMGEDNLNSLPKWKNHEYLLEHHDIYVYPRISETSSALKNHPKVHLIAAPIVEISSTFIRESVRNKKNPAPMLPHKVWEYIDHNNFYKK
- a CDS encoding BatD family protein; this translates as MKKLIFLLLIAFQGLSAQVQFEAKASKTTLGLNERLRVDFSMNDDGDNFVPPAFEGFKVIAGPSQQVSQSWINGKMSFNKTYSYFLLPTQKGTLTIKQASIEIRRQVYKTTPIKINVTNAVEMPKDPNDTSISADDAIHLVADVSKGNPYINEPITVVYKLYISYNIGLSNFKELDKPKYNDFWSQNIEIKELKAEDATYNGERVRCVVLKKVVLYPQKSGKLTIEPLSLDLDVQVPTNRRNFWGQALIKEDNKRVSAGARTINVKPLPDAGKPEDFTGAVGRFDFKVVPSKTELKNGESLELNVSVSGNGNLKLFNLPKPVVPTALEMYDPVHKEQVSTPLSGMAGKISDNYTIIPQYKGDYLIKPMTFSYYDLSSGKYRTIVSKEIKIKVLDGPSPSEGSTASNDGPGKQEISKTDHFEFIKLKTNLEPIHKKDFLGSNLFYGLLMAPFLCIPLLIGIRRKKHAIDADVVGNKTKMSNKLAKKFLSEAKKHLDHKEPFYIALEKALHNFMKAKTQIETSEMSKDKIREILLARNASPETVTDFITLTENCEFARYAPASSVTIHNDYDKAVAIISALEKQI
- a CDS encoding tetratricopeptide repeat protein; this encodes MKNIFYILLLCVSFSFAQSGFEKGNALYRKGNYAEAAESYESVLQAKKHSAELYFNLGNCYYKLHKIAPAIYNYEKALLLSPNDSEIKNNLKFAQKAAIDDVKEVPHVGFLKMIENVAGIFTYETWAWMAVIFAFGCFLLFVGYYFSPTALTKRLYFMGMFASLFVIGLSIGAAYIGRNANADNRSAIVFEDVLPVKSEPKSDAQDAFVLHEGTKVSITDTLDVWRKVRISDQAEGWVPAQSIKEIR
- a CDS encoding YicC/YloC family endoribonuclease, with the translated sequence MIQSMTGFGKATMQLPTKKITVEVKSLNSKGFDLNVRMPSMYREMELGVRNQIANVLERGKIDFCIFIENTSEQTSTKINVPIIKEYIRQMREVYENADETELMKMAVRMPDALKTEREEIDEDDWKLVQVVVDEGLKNLKSFRTSEGVALEKEFLHRIANIMTLMNETVALDGERIDTVKTRLRTAIDELKVNIDDNRFEQELIFYLEKYDITEEKVRLENHLNYFIETIAGNEANGRKLGFITQEMGREINTMGSKSNHAQMQKLVVQMKDELEKIKEQVLNVL